A part of Candida albicans SC5314 chromosome 2, complete sequence genomic DNA contains:
- a CDS encoding mRNA splicing protein (snRNP U5 splicing factor component; involved in positioning the 3' splice site during the 2nd catalytic step of splicing; Spider biofilm induced) → MDFSNLLSNEINKKRKKVAANGRKRSKVSTTAKEPAVVVEHAPETINPQPTTTNDEPSEEQLDTKLSQFGELDTSLSKSEKARKLQLLLQQQIKNTKYKAWLDQEAPLYQDPEKQLITLDLITDITNKQDEVYLKLRVYIKQLIKQWQECDNDDQELLMETKKSIVKLLYKLRSHKLSLDMLISLSTIVYYIQQNEFNKANESYMKLSIGNVCWPIGVVNVGIHARSAASKITGASNVSNIMLSESTRRWIISIKRLISFKERVYNNARD, encoded by the coding sequence ATGGACTTTTCAAACTTACTATCTAACGAAATCAATAAGAAACGTAAAAAGGTAGCTGCAAATGGAAGGAAACGCAGCAAAGTGTCTACCACCGCCAAAGAACCGGCGGTAGTTGTTGAGCATGCACCAGAAACAATCAACCCCCAGCCTACTACGACAAACGATGAGCCAAGTGAAGAACAATTAGATACAAAGTTGTCACAATTTGGTGAACTAGATACGTCCTTATCGAAATCAGAAAAGGCCAGGAAATTGCAATTACTACTACAACAGCAAATCAAAAACACAAAGTACAAGGCATGGCTAGATCAAGAGGCTCCGTTGTACCAAGACCCCGAAAAGCAATTGATCACGCTTGATTTGATAACTGATataacaaataaacaagaCGAAGTATACCTAAAGCTACGGGTATACATAAAGCAGCTAATTAAACAATGGCAAGAATGCGATAACGACGACCAAGAGTTATTGATGGAAACGAAAAAGAGTATAGTCAAATTGTTATACAAGCTAAGGAGCCATAAACTTTCTTTGGACATGCTAATATCGCTCCTGACCATTGTTTACTATATCCAACAAAACGAATTCAACAAGGCAAACGAAAGCTACATGAAACTAAGTATCGGCAACGTCTGTTGGCCAATTGGGGTGGTCAATGTAGGTATTCATGCAAGAAGTGCAGCACTGAAAATAACCGGTGCCTCTAACGTCAGTAACATAATGCTAAGCGAGTCTACACGAAGATGGATTATAAGTATAAAGAGGTTGATTAGTTTTAAAGAGAGAGTATATAATAATGCACGTGATTAG